Genomic DNA from Planifilum fimeticola:
AGAACAAGAAGTCGGAGGCGATCAAGGCGCTGGAGAAGGCGGTGGAATTGGAACCGAACAACGACCGCTACAAAAAGGCCCTCACCAAGCTGAAATCGGAATGACGGGACGTGAATAGGATTTCCCCGGAAGGAAACCCTGAAAGCAGCGGAGAAGAAAGAGGGGAACGCTCTTTCAAGGGGTGAGAGGAACATGAACAAGTATCGGGTCCGCATCGAGTTCTGCATGGCTTGAAATTACGCTCCCTATGCCGCCCGTGTGGCGGAGGAATTGTTGAACGAGTTCCGCGGGGAGATCGGGGAAATGCTCCTGATTCCCTCCAGCGGCGGTGTCTTTGAGGTGGATGTGGATGGAAAGCGCATCTTCTCCAAGAAGGAGCTCGGTCGCCATGCCGAGGAGGGAGAAGTCGTTCAGTTGATGAAAGAGGCGGTCGGCAAGTAGAGCCGGCGTGAACGGAAGCGGTTTTCCGCCGACGGGTCCGCAATGCCCGTGCCGGGGAGGGAAACCGCTTCCTTCGTCCTTGTGTCATCCGACAGTTCATTACGGGAGAGGGAAACCATGAACATGAAGCGACTCCTCCGGCATCGGATCGCGGACCGAGGGGAAATCTCCCGGGAGTTCCTGAGCCGGGGACTGACGGATATGGCTTCCGCCGTGGCATATATCCGCCGGCTTCCCTACGGGCAAAATACCGACCGGGGTGACTTTCGGCGGGTGCTCCGGGAGGGGAAGGGAACCTGCAGAACCAAACACGCCCTCCTGGCCCGTCTGGCGCAGGAGCAGGGAATTCCCCTTGAGCTCACTCTGGGCATTTGAGATGAACGAAAGGAACACGCCGGGAATCGGCCGGGTTCTCGCCCGTTACGGTCTGGATGCGGTTCCGGAGGCCCACTGCTATCTGAAATACGGGAACTGCCGGTTGGACGTCACCCGGACGGTTTCCGTTCAAGCCGAGCCGGTGCGGACGTGGCTCTGGGAGGAGAACATCCGGCCGGACCAGATCGGCGAGTACAAAGTTTCCCTGCACCAGGCCTATATCCGTTCGTGGGCGGCCAGGCAACGTCCTCCCCTGGTATGGGAGCGGGTTTGGCGCATCCGGGAGGAATGCATACGGGCGTTGGAGGATCCGTTCTTTTTTTCCGGTTGACTTTTTTCCGCCGACCGTGTATTATGATACTTGCGCGCGAACGGAATACATGGGGCTGTAGCTCAGCTGGGAGAGCGCCTCGTTCGCAACGAGGAGGTCGGCGGTTCGAGCCCGCTCAGCTCCACCAAGCAAAACCCTTGGCCACAAGGGTTTTTTTATTGTTTTAACGGCGAACCTCGGCGGTCCGACGGGGTTTTCCTTTGTCCGCAATCCGGGCAGGCAGCGTATTCACCCTCTTTTGATTGTTTGAATCCGCCTGCAGAGGGTATCATGAACGTGAGCGATCCCGATGAAAAAAAGGGAAAAGGGGCCGTTTTTGTCGAAGGGTCTCCCCAAAAGGCGTGTGACAGAATCAAAGACACCGGGAGGACGATGGTTTGAGCGACGAGCATAGCGCGAAAAAGAGTCGGAGCGGATGGAAATGGATGGGGGGGTTGGCCGCCCTCCTGCTCAGCCTGGGGGGGAAATTGAAGTTTATCCTGCCCCTGCTGAAACTGGGGAAAGCCGGGGGAACGCTGATCAGCATGCTGGTGTCGGTGGGGGCCTATGCCTTGGTCTTTCCGTGGACGACGGCGATCGGACTGGTGGTCATGATCTTCATCCACGAGATGGGTCACGTCCTGGCCGCCCGCCGGAAGGGCTTGGATGTCACGGCTCCGGCCTTCATTCCCTTTGTGGGGGCATTGATCATCCTGAAAAAGCAGCCCAGGGATGCCGTGACCGAGGCCTACATCGCCTATGCCGGCCCTCTGTTCGGCACCTTGGGAGCCGTCGCGTGTTACGTCCTGGCGGAGGTGACGAATCATCCTCCTCTCTATCCCATCGCCGCGATCGGATTTTTCATCAATCTCTTCAACCTGCTGCCGATCCATCCCCTCGACGGGGGCAGAATCGTGACGGCCATTTCCCGCTGGCTGTGGGCCGTGGGGCTGGTGGTGGGCCTCATTCTGATCATATACACCTTCAGTCCGATTCTCTTCCTGGTTTGGCTGATGTTTGCCTGGCAGCTTTGGCAATTTTATGCCGCCCACCGCAGGAGGAAACGGGGCCGGACAGCGTT
This window encodes:
- a CDS encoding site-2 protease family protein; its protein translation is MSDEHSAKKSRSGWKWMGGLAALLLSLGGKLKFILPLLKLGKAGGTLISMLVSVGAYALVFPWTTAIGLVVMIFIHEMGHVLAARRKGLDVTAPAFIPFVGALIILKKQPRDAVTEAYIAYAGPLFGTLGAVACYVLAEVTNHPPLYPIAAIGFFINLFNLLPIHPLDGGRIVTAISRWLWAVGLVVGLILIIYTFSPILFLVWLMFAWQLWQFYAAHRRRKRGRTALTGVIKVDVERRAFEEAGLLVPGEEHSRDLPYSLFCEVATREHRLEIAYPGLGVIHTDTGFSGSVERVRLVRTQPAGVNGEMVRLHLLVDYVPAPEEDPGLLKSEEYYSVPPLTRLGYGIAYFGLAVFLIIMLAMLGQAPMQPPAVAQV